The proteins below come from a single Chloroflexota bacterium genomic window:
- a CDS encoding flagellar protein FliS → MNPQIALRNYKRSQIMSATPLQLVLMAYDAALVGCARRDLAKTTQAVNTLIKALDMSQGDIAVQLYYLYQYCNDMARQGQFDEAARVLRELASAWIQCLVEQGSPPKTNVH, encoded by the coding sequence ATGAATCCACAGATCGCACTGCGCAACTACAAGAGGAGTCAGATCATGTCCGCCACGCCGTTGCAGCTGGTGCTCATGGCCTATGACGCCGCCCTGGTGGGGTGTGCTCGTCGCGATCTGGCCAAGACCACCCAGGCGGTGAACACGCTGATCAAGGCGTTGGACATGAGCCAGGGCGACATCGCCGTGCAGCTCTACTACCTGTACCAGTACTGCAACGATATGGCGCGACAGGGTCAGTTCGATGAGGCAGCGAGGGTGCTCCGAGAGCTTGCCAGTGCCTGGATTCAGTGCCTCGTGGAGCAAGGATCGCCCCCGAAAACCAATGTCCATTAA
- the fliD gene encoding flagellar filament capping protein FliD — protein sequence MVSLISGLSSASTVSSDYLDALVTQAMAYYQRNYQLIEAQLDQLNTTRSLYTSLQSRLDDLDNVVDSLAASSSSVFGSKTATSSDTDVVTATATSLASEGTYSISIQTLARAHQVRSEQQLYIDQALGLSGTFVIGGLQNRAVSNLVTVANTVDNFGVGTSITSGQKELGSGTYYVEVRDNAGTWEFRLVDEDGQAVSIASVNDASTFTSGWQSLSAVAGQTYDTGRGLTITFGTGTFTEGWRGNGAASVRYDAQGATITVDTSDTLVDIASAINNGTYAEGNEVTATVVDRHLVLTAANTGTRHQIVASDISGTVLSGTGSSGLGILGDGGTGDVDTSDGFLVTLQQAVDASFTVNGISITRQSNTGLTDIIRGVTLNLLDEGTNATADLTIAADTETVTNTINDFISKFNDLIDYLKTQTDTTSTSSTTYTRGGLADEPTFYRLRLSLITDLIRSVDTLPAGDPTSLSEIGITFDDNLHLVISDSGALNEALSSNFEGVANLFDALMDRLSSRLDPYTRTVDSLMDRLIENIDNQIEDTNETLDRMEERMELQEASLRRQYTALFDQIYAANATQFTLGTMLFGSFSRLA from the coding sequence ATGGTAAGCCTGATTTCGGGGCTGTCTTCCGCCTCCACCGTAAGTTCCGACTATCTGGATGCGCTGGTTACCCAGGCTATGGCCTACTACCAGCGCAATTACCAGTTGATCGAAGCTCAACTGGATCAGCTCAACACCACTCGCTCTCTGTACACAAGCCTCCAGTCGCGATTGGACGACCTGGACAACGTCGTAGACAGCCTGGCGGCCAGTTCCTCCTCCGTCTTCGGCAGCAAAACCGCTACCAGCAGCGATACCGACGTCGTCACGGCGACGGCCACGTCCCTCGCCAGTGAGGGGACGTACAGCATCTCCATCCAGACGCTCGCCAGAGCACACCAGGTTCGATCGGAGCAACAGCTCTACATCGATCAGGCGCTGGGACTGTCCGGCACCTTCGTCATCGGCGGGCTGCAGAATCGCGCCGTGTCCAATCTGGTGACCGTCGCGAACACGGTGGACAACTTCGGCGTCGGGACCAGCATCACGTCGGGACAGAAAGAGCTCGGAAGCGGCACATACTATGTGGAGGTTCGCGACAACGCGGGCACATGGGAGTTTCGGCTGGTCGATGAGGACGGCCAGGCGGTCAGCATCGCAAGCGTCAACGATGCTTCCACCTTCACGTCCGGCTGGCAGAGCCTGAGCGCGGTCGCCGGCCAGACCTACGATACCGGGCGTGGGCTGACCATCACCTTCGGCACGGGTACCTTCACGGAGGGATGGCGAGGGAACGGTGCAGCCAGCGTCCGCTACGACGCGCAGGGCGCCACCATCACGGTGGACACCAGTGATACGCTGGTCGACATCGCCAGCGCGATCAACAACGGCACCTACGCGGAGGGAAACGAGGTCACGGCCACCGTCGTGGATCGGCACCTCGTCCTGACCGCTGCGAATACGGGCACGCGCCATCAGATCGTAGCCAGCGATATCTCCGGAACGGTCCTCTCCGGGACCGGGAGCAGTGGGCTAGGTATTCTGGGAGATGGCGGAACAGGAGATGTGGATACCTCTGACGGATTCCTGGTCACCCTGCAACAGGCCGTGGACGCGAGCTTCACGGTGAACGGGATCAGCATCACCCGTCAGAGCAACACGGGGCTCACCGACATCATCCGCGGTGTGACGCTCAACCTGCTCGACGAGGGCACGAACGCCACAGCCGATCTCACCATCGCGGCCGACACGGAGACCGTCACGAACACGATCAACGACTTCATCTCCAAATTCAACGACCTGATCGACTACCTGAAGACGCAAACCGATACGACCTCGACGTCGAGCACCACGTACACCCGCGGCGGATTGGCCGATGAGCCCACGTTCTATCGGCTACGCCTCTCCCTGATCACAGATCTGATCCGTTCGGTAGATACCCTGCCGGCCGGGGATCCCACCTCGCTGAGCGAGATCGGTATCACCTTTGACGACAACCTGCATCTGGTCATCAGCGACAGCGGCGCCCTCAACGAGGCGCTCTCCTCCAACTTCGAGGGGGTGGCCAACCTGTTCGATGCGCTCATGGATCGGCTCTCCAGCCGGCTGGATCCGTACACCCGGACGGTGGACAGCCTGATGGATCGGCTGATTGAGAACATCGACAACCAGATCGAGGACACCAACGAGACGCTGGACCGGATGGAGGAGCGCATGGAGCTGCAGGAGGCCTCCCTCCGCAGACAATACACGGCGCTGTTTGACCAGATCTACGCGGCGAACGCCACCCAGTTCACGCTGGGCACCATGCTCTTCGGCTCATTCAGCCGTCTGGCTTAG
- a CDS encoding flagellin, which yields MATIDFTRINTNIAALNALNTLREVNKNLALAQTRLSTGKRINEAADDPAGLTLATKLDVRATGMQVAIDNIGDAKNLLAVAEGGLKKINEILGKMRAKAELAANDALSSDERSDIANELAQYAQEIDDIVSTTLWNGQALLDGTADFDFQTGPVSSNYTEWSLNQAFDVQGTGTNGLGDLASVSGGTYTVNDVSTAASARAYMDTLDDAISTVSNALSEIGSMVARLTFKEDTLAIGKVNTQAAYNRIMNADMAQEQLNSVKYQILQQTAIAMLAQANLAPQSVLQLIAG from the coding sequence ATGGCAACGATTGATTTCACCCGGATCAACACAAACATCGCCGCTCTGAACGCTCTGAACACGCTGCGCGAGGTGAACAAGAACCTGGCGCTGGCCCAGACCCGTCTCTCCACGGGTAAGCGCATCAACGAGGCTGCGGATGACCCGGCCGGTCTGACCCTGGCGACCAAGCTGGACGTGCGGGCGACCGGCATGCAGGTGGCCATCGACAACATCGGCGACGCCAAGAACCTGTTGGCGGTGGCCGAGGGCGGTCTGAAGAAGATCAACGAGATCCTGGGCAAGATGCGTGCCAAGGCGGAGCTGGCTGCGAACGACGCCCTGAGTAGCGACGAGCGCAGCGACATCGCCAACGAGCTGGCCCAGTACGCCCAGGAGATCGATGACATCGTCAGCACAACCCTGTGGAACGGCCAGGCCCTGTTGGACGGCACCGCGGACTTCGACTTCCAGACGGGCCCTGTGTCCTCCAACTACACCGAGTGGTCGCTCAACCAGGCGTTCGACGTGCAGGGCACCGGCACCAACGGCCTTGGAGACCTGGCCAGCGTCAGCGGCGGCACCTACACCGTCAACGACGTGAGCACGGCGGCCAGCGCCCGGGCCTACATGGACACGCTGGACGACGCCATCTCGACGGTGTCGAACGCCCTGTCCGAGATCGGCTCCATGGTCGCCCGGCTGACCTTCAAGGAGGACACGCTGGCCATCGGCAAGGTCAACACACAAGCGGCCTACAACCGAATCATGAACGCGGATATGGCACAGGAGCAGTTGAACTCCGTCAAGTACCAGATCCTGCAACAGACGGCTATCGCCATGCTCGCTCAGGCGAACCTGGCACCACAATCCGTCCTACAGCTGATAGCCGGATAG